In the Rhinoderma darwinii isolate aRhiDar2 chromosome 13, aRhiDar2.hap1, whole genome shotgun sequence genome, one interval contains:
- the LOC142666503 gene encoding glucose-6-phosphatase catalytic subunit 1-like — protein MMENGMDSLHHSGVQMVQYLQMNYKTSQDWFMFISFAADLRNTFFVFFPIWFHLCESVGIKLIWVAVIGDWLNLVFKWILFGQRPYWWVHDTDYYGNTSAPVIEQFPVTCETGPGSPSGHAMGSAGIYYVMVTAILTIMLKKKESLFTSWCLRGALWTGFWAVQICVCLSRIFLAAHFPHQVVAGVISGMVVAEAFHHIQSIYKASLKKYILTTLFLFSFALGFYLVLKAVGVDLLWTLEKAKKWCERPEWIHIDTTPFAGLLRNLGIFFGLGLALNSKLYQDSCRGKQGSQLTFRICCIVASLFVLHLFDSFKPPTKVEMLFYALSFCKSAAVPLAAVGIIPYCVSQLLHQQSKKIL, from the exons ATGATGGAGAACGGAATGGATAGTCTTCACCACTCTGGAGTCCAAATGGTTCAATATCTCCAGATGAACTACAAAACTTCTCAAGACTGGTTCATGTTCATCTCTTTTGCTGCTGATCTAAGAAATACCTTCTTTGTTTTCTTCCCCATCTGGTTCCACTTGTGCGAGTCGGTGGGCATCAAACTCATCTGGGTGGCAGTGATCGGGGACTGGCTCAACCTTGTTttcaaatg GATTCTTTTTGGACAAAGACCATATTGGTGGGTTCATGACACCGATTACTATGGAAATACATCAGCTCCAGTCATTGAACAGTTTCCTGTAACTTGCGAGACAGGCCCAG GAAGTCCTTCAGGTCATGCTATGGGATCAGCTGGAatttattatgtcatggtaaccgCCATCCTTACAATCATGTTAAAGAAAAAAGAATCATTATTTACTAGCTG GTGTCTGCGTGGAGCCCTTTGGACTGGGTTTTGGGCTGTCCAGATCTGCGTGTGCTTATCTAGAATCTTCTTGGCTGCACATTTTCCACATCAGGTTGTGGCCGGAGTGATTTcag GCATGGTAGTGGCTGAAGCATTTCATCACATACAATCGATCTACAAGGCCAGTCTCAAGAAATACATCCTTACCACCCTTTTCCTGTTTTCCTTTGCTTTGGGATTCTACCTCGTCCTTAAAGCTGTGGGTGTGGACCTCCTGTGGACGTTGGAGAAGGCCAAGAAATGGTGTGAAAGACCTGAATGGATCCATATTGACACTACTCCTTTTGCTGGTCTACTTagaaacctgggcatcttctttgGTTTAGGACTGGCTCTCAACTCCAAACTTTACCAAGACAGCTGCCGTGGGAAGCAAGGAAGCCAGTTGACTTTCCGAATTTGCTGTATCGTAGCTTCCCTTTTTGTTCTACATCTCTTTGACTCTTTCAAGCCACCCACTAAAGTAGAGATGCTCTTCTATGCCCTGTCATTCTGCAAAAGTGCTGCTGTGCCCCTGGCTGCCGTAGGAATTATCCCTTATTGTGTTTCTCAGCTTCTTCACCAACAAAGTAAAAAGATTCtctag